The DNA sequence GGCCAGCATGACCCTGATACGCTTCACCCAGTTTCGCGTGGGACCGTACTTGAACGTCCTTGCGCCCGAAGCATTGGTTGCCACCGTTCCACCGATCGAGGCCCCCTGCTCGGTCGGGTCAACGGGATAATGATGTGGAGCATCATTCTTGAACCTGGCCACGGCGCCTGGAGTGAGATCGATGAGCTCTTCTCCTCTCTTCGAGAGCACCCTCTCGATCTCCGAGAGGGTGACCGCCGGTTCCACTCTGATGAAGTATCTGCTCTGCGTCTCATCCCAACCTAGACCCAGGAAACCAGACATCTTATCAGTGGAGATGATCCCTCCTCCCTGAGGGACCGCGCTACCTGAAATTCCGGTCCTCGCTCCGCTGATGTACGAACTCACTCCCTTCTCTCTTGAGAAGCTGAAAACCGAAGCGAGCTCCTCCTCCGATCGCGGGAAGAAAAGGAAGTCAGCCCAACCGGTCATCTTCGATTCGTCAATGAGGTAGGCAGGATACTCGCTCCCGATGACAACTGGGTCCTTCACGGATCTTACCTCGGAAATGGGAGCTATATCGACCTTCTCGGCCTCTATCCGGTTGGACTCCTTCATCGTTCAGTGAAATGATTGCCTCGTTTATGAACTTAACACAATCAATGGAAGACCATTCGATTTTCGTATCCTTAAATGGAGCAAGTTATTTCTATCCAGAGGCTTCTAATAAATGGGGAAATGGCTCTGGACATCCTTGGACTTGTCGCGGTGGTGATCGCCGCTACCCTGCCGCCCATAATCTATCTCATCTGGGTCAGGGATCTTGAGGTCTGTCAGAGGGAGCCTTATCGAATCGTTGCGAGAGCATTCTTATACGGTGCTACCTACACAGTGGCCTTCGCTGTCGTGATCGAGACGATCATCGTCATGATATTCTTCTCGGGGGACAGCCCATTCGCCTCTTTCCTGTGGTTCTTCCAAGATCTCAGTCCAGAGTGGAGGCTTGTGTTCCTTGTGACAGTCGTTGCACCGATAGTAGAGGAGACCCTGAAGGCCACCGGAATATTTCTCGTCCGGGACTACCTGGGCGAGGTGGAGAACGGCATCATTTACGGGGTGGCGATTGGCCTTGGCTTCGCCGCCACAGAGAACGTATTGTACCTCGCTGATGCACTGTTGATCGGGGTGGAGGTTTTCATAGCTACTGCTATCGCAAGAGCGCTTTCATCAACACTTCTTCATGCATCCGCCACTGGCGTGGTGGGGTAT is a window from the Methanomassiliicoccales archaeon genome containing:
- a CDS encoding PrsW family intramembrane metalloprotease; amino-acid sequence: MALDILGLVAVVIAATLPPIIYLIWVRDLEVCQREPYRIVARAFLYGATYTVAFAVVIETIIVMIFFSGDSPFASFLWFFQDLSPEWRLVFLVTVVAPIVEETLKATGIFLVRDYLGEVENGIIYGVAIGLGFAATENVLYLADALLIGVEVFIATAIARALSSTLLHASATGVVGYGYARFLRSKHEGIDAHWFYYLLVAIMMHAAFNFFAVIGVIAGADANFVGLLVSFLLATSAFMFLRAKVKELDTVDICPPTPPHYR